GCGGCGCATCCAGTCTGGAGCGCGGCGCGTCTTGCCCGCCAGGAGGTCCAGACCCCCGCCGACGCCCATGGCGAAGGGCACGGCGAGTGTGTTGCGGTGCTCCAGGAGAAACCTCTCCTTGCGTGGAGAAGGCATGCCAACGAACAGGACGTCGGCGGCGCTGTCGCGAATCAGGCCGACAATCCGGCCTTCCTCGGCGGTGTCGAAATAGCCGTGGTGGGTCCCCGCCACCCGCACCCCGGGGAATGCCGATTCGATTCGGGAGGGAAGCGTCGCGGAGACCTCCGGACTGGCCCCCAGGAGGAAGAATCGCCAGCCGTGCGCCGCACCCTCTACCAGGAGGCGAGCCATCAGATCGACGCCCGCCACCCGCTCCGCCGGATAGCCGCCCAGCAGCCGCAGCCCCCAGGCAACCGAGGCCCCGTCGGCGGTAAGAAGGTCGAAGTCCTCCAGCATCCTGCGCACCCGCGGGTCCCTGCGGGCCTCC
The sequence above is a segment of the Candidatus Polarisedimenticolia bacterium genome. Coding sequences within it:
- a CDS encoding WecB/TagA/CpsF family glycosyltransferase; protein product: MKRSFMGFSVDAISLEETAAIAAAAIAARRPMVHCSLNALKVVEARRDPRVRRMLEDFDLLTADGASVAWGLRLLGGYPAERVAGVDLMARLLVEGAAHGWRFFLLGASPEVSATLPSRIESAFPGVRVAGTHHGYFDTAEEGRIVGLIRDSAADVLFVGMPSPRKERFLLEHRNTLAVPFAMGVGGGLDLLAGKTRRAPDWMRR